A genomic segment from Astyanax mexicanus isolate ESR-SI-001 unplaced genomic scaffold, AstMex3_surface scaffold_31, whole genome shotgun sequence encodes:
- the LOC125788843 gene encoding zinc-alpha-2-glycoprotein-like, producing MTSRKEGLAFFLLSAFLLASFGDEHSVYYLYTMQSKYSVYNIYDCTAVTLLDGRQIFFYNSTDESRTPKQDWLKHLSEFDCARSTDKLKHDRQLLNKLLEIQMKASGHFQSDGHVLQWIYGCEGELHSDGSLTILNTTNAYGYDGEDLIHFDSDSGRFLTPEKKKNRDLEEKWNSYLQQKAVKQCRECEDLLKMYSQYNTTESKPSQAPPDVYMFAKKSMKDTSKLILTCMTTHFYPINVKMRMRKFGTFFPEHLITSSGVKPNDDGTYQLRKSVEIQEDDSADYTCFVTHRTLQKPMTEKWGNYNYEIPQVWMLLHTEVSVDSKKRSFMCYMFYVHVRLTKSDNSLATT from the exons ATGACTTCCAGGAAAGAAGGTTTAGCTTTTTTTCTGCTGTCTGCTTTTCTTCTGGCTTCGTTTGGAG ATGAGCACTCTGTGTATTACCTCTACACAATGCAGTCCAAATATTCAGTTTATAACATTTACGACTGCACTGCTGTGACGCTGCTGGACGGCAGACAGATTTTCTTCTACAACAGCACAGACGAATCCAGAACTCCTAAACAGGACTGGCTGAAGCACTTGTCGGAGTTTGACTGTGCAAGAAGCACTGACAAACTGAAGCATGACAGGCAACTATTAAACAAGCTTCTGGAGATTCAGATGAAAGCCTCTGGCCACTTTCAGTCAG ACGGTCATGTTCTTCAGTGGATATACGGCTGTGAGGGTGAACTGCATTCTGACGGCTCTCTGACGATATTAAACACTACTAATGCATATGGTTATGATGGAGAAGATCTAATTCATTTTGACTCTGACTCTGGAAGGTTTTTAAccccagagaagaagaagaacagagatcTGGAAGAAAAGTGGAATTCCTACCTTCAGCAGAAAGCTGTTAAACAGTGCAGGGAGTGTGAAGATTTGCTGAAAATGTATTCACAATACAATACTACTGAGAGCAAACCAAGTCAGG CTCCACCTGATGTTTACATGTTCGCAAAGAAGTCTATGAAAGACACAAGCAAGCTGATACTGACTTGTATGACCACACACTTCTACCCCATAAATGtgaagatgaggatgaggaagTTCGGCACTTTCTTTCCTGAACATCTGATCACATCTTCTGGAGTTAAACCCAATGATGATggaacctaccagctgaggaagagtgtggagatACAGGAAGATGATTCAGCAGATTATACGTGTTTTGTGACACACCGCACCCTCCAAAAACCAATGACTGAAAAATGGGGTAATTATAACTATGAGATACCTCAAGTGTGGATGCTGCTACACACAGAAGTCAGTGTGGATAGCAAGAAGAGATCCTTTATGTGTTATATGTTTTATGTACACGTACGACTCACTAAATCAGATAACTCATTAGCTACAACCTAG